The following proteins are encoded in a genomic region of Vibrio spartinae:
- the dnaG gene encoding DNA primase gives MAGYIPRNFINDLLARLDIVDVIDARVKLKKKGKNYSACCPFHNEKTPSFSVSQDKQFYHCFGCGVHGNAIDFMMEYERLEFVEAIEELAGLLGLEVPREKGATPFDAQKSQARKEQKRTLYDLMEQIAQFYRHQLRNPSSKVAIDYLKNRGLSKDIVQKFGIGYVADEWDLVHKNFSRTPESEQMLTAAGMLVENDNGRRYDRFRGRVMFPIRDRRGRVIGFGGRVLGDGTPKYLNSPETDIFHKGKELYGLYEVLQAHREPPQILVTEGYMDVVALAQYGVDYAVASLGTSTTNDHLQVLFRQTNAVVCCYDGDNAGRQAAWRALENALSLLSGNKSLKFMFLPDKEDPDSYIRQRGTEAFEYQVQQSMSFSDFLFQGLMSRVVDNSSREGRFRVIHLAEPLINQVQDEALKIYLWEELSLRTGLSANAIQSALNKKQVSEQTSAIRPQAEMKRTPMREVIALLLQNPNYADRIPDLSSVATLDIPGLSLFIEVLEKCRNYPNVTTGQLLENWRGHRNEPLLSRLASWDIPLVEDYQEEIFLDSLDKIITQCVEKQIENLQAKERSVGLSADEKRELLALMLDLKA, from the coding sequence ATGGCTGGGTATATTCCTCGAAATTTCATCAATGATTTACTCGCTCGACTGGATATCGTCGATGTTATTGACGCTCGCGTCAAACTTAAAAAAAAGGGAAAGAACTACAGCGCTTGCTGCCCTTTTCATAATGAAAAAACCCCATCTTTCAGCGTCAGTCAAGACAAACAATTTTACCATTGCTTTGGTTGTGGCGTGCATGGGAATGCCATCGATTTCATGATGGAGTACGAACGTTTAGAGTTCGTCGAAGCGATTGAAGAGCTCGCAGGCTTACTTGGATTAGAAGTCCCGAGAGAAAAAGGCGCAACACCATTCGATGCCCAAAAATCACAGGCGCGCAAAGAACAAAAACGCACCTTGTATGATTTAATGGAACAAATTGCGCAGTTTTACCGCCATCAACTCAGGAATCCAAGCAGCAAGGTGGCTATCGATTATTTAAAAAATCGCGGGCTATCCAAAGATATCGTCCAAAAATTCGGTATCGGCTATGTCGCTGATGAATGGGATCTGGTCCATAAAAACTTTTCCCGTACGCCAGAATCAGAGCAGATGCTCACCGCTGCGGGAATGCTGGTTGAGAATGACAACGGGCGTCGCTATGACCGCTTTCGAGGTCGGGTCATGTTTCCCATCCGGGATCGCCGTGGTCGTGTGATTGGCTTCGGTGGCCGAGTCCTCGGGGACGGAACACCCAAATATCTCAACTCGCCGGAAACCGATATTTTCCACAAAGGAAAAGAGTTATATGGTTTATACGAAGTCCTTCAAGCGCATCGAGAACCCCCACAAATTCTGGTCACTGAAGGTTACATGGATGTCGTGGCATTGGCTCAGTATGGCGTTGACTATGCGGTTGCGTCTTTGGGGACATCCACAACCAACGACCATTTACAGGTACTTTTCCGACAAACGAATGCTGTCGTTTGTTGCTATGATGGCGATAATGCAGGACGACAGGCCGCGTGGCGAGCATTAGAGAATGCGCTCTCACTACTCAGTGGTAATAAGAGCCTGAAATTTATGTTCTTACCGGACAAAGAAGATCCGGACTCATACATCCGTCAACGTGGTACAGAAGCATTTGAATATCAAGTTCAGCAGTCAATGTCTTTCTCTGATTTTCTGTTTCAGGGATTAATGTCTCGTGTAGTAGACAACAGTAGCCGGGAAGGCCGTTTTCGAGTCATCCATCTGGCAGAACCTTTAATTAATCAGGTTCAGGACGAGGCGCTGAAAATTTATCTATGGGAAGAATTGTCATTACGCACTGGCCTCAGCGCAAATGCGATTCAATCGGCATTGAATAAAAAGCAAGTTTCGGAACAAACATCAGCGATTCGCCCACAAGCGGAAATGAAGCGCACACCGATGAGAGAAGTTATCGCTTTGCTTCTGCAAAATCCGAACTATGCTGATAGAATACCGGATCTATCAAGCGTCGCGACACTTGATATTCCCGGTTTGAGCTTATTTATTGAGGTCCTTGAAAAATGTCGAAATTACCCCAATGTAACAACAGGTCAGCTACTCGAAAACTGGCGAGGCCATCGAAATGAGCCTCTTCTGTCACGTCTCGCGAGTTGGGATATCCCACTCGTAGAAGACTATCAAGAAGAAATATTTTTAGATTCACTGGATAAGATAATTACCCAGTGTGTTGAAAAACAAATTGAAAATCTGCAGGCAAAAGAGAGAAGCGTTGGTTTATCAGCTGACGAGAAAAGGGAACTGCTAGCGTTGATGCTAGATTTGAAAGCGTAA
- the rpoD gene encoding RNA polymerase sigma factor RpoD produces the protein MDQNPQSQLKSLVIKGKEQGYLTYAEVNDHLPAEIVDSEQVEDIIQMINDMGIKVVETAPDADDLALNDDTNITDEDVAEAAAAALSSVESEIGRTTDPVRMYMREMGTVELLTREGEIDIAKRIEDGINQVQSAVAEYPGTIPYILEQFDRVETEELRLTDLISGFVDPDADETASPTATHIGSELTGTDLEDEDMPLSPKNKGEEEEDGEDEESADNNSDDDDSDDDVGIDPELAREKFNNLRNKYRDYQLALNEFGESNEQTSQASELVLDAFRDFRLTPKQFDNLVETLRGSMDRVKTQERLIMKHVVEHAKMPKKAFISAFTGNESNENWLDTLLASDKPYVDKIRKSEEDIRRSIQKLKAIEEETSLRVLRIKDISRRMSIGEAKARRAKKEMVEANLRLVISIAKKYTNRGLQFLDLIQEGNIGLMKAVDKFEYRRGYKFSTYATWWIRQAITRSIADQARTIRIPVHMIETINKLNRISRQMLQEMGREPLPEELAERMQMPEDKIRKVLKIAKEPISMETPIGDDEDSHLGDFIEDTTLDLPIDSATATSLRAATRDVLAGLTPREAKVLRMRFGIDMNTDHTLEEVGKQFDVTRERIRQIEAKALRKLRHPSRSETLRSFLDE, from the coding sequence ATGGATCAAAATCCGCAGTCACAGCTTAAATCACTTGTCATCAAGGGCAAAGAACAAGGCTATCTGACCTACGCTGAAGTCAATGACCACCTCCCTGCAGAAATTGTAGATTCTGAGCAGGTAGAAGACATTATTCAGATGATTAACGACATGGGTATCAAGGTCGTAGAAACTGCACCTGATGCTGATGATCTGGCACTGAATGATGATACAAACATTACGGATGAAGATGTTGCAGAAGCAGCCGCAGCAGCTCTATCCAGTGTTGAAAGTGAAATTGGTCGTACGACAGACCCTGTCCGCATGTATATGCGTGAGATGGGAACTGTCGAGCTTCTCACTCGTGAAGGTGAAATCGATATTGCAAAGCGCATTGAAGATGGGATTAACCAAGTTCAAAGCGCTGTTGCCGAATATCCGGGAACCATCCCTTATATCCTTGAACAATTCGACAGAGTTGAAACTGAAGAGTTAAGACTAACCGATTTGATTTCAGGCTTTGTCGATCCAGATGCCGATGAAACAGCATCACCGACTGCTACCCATATCGGTTCAGAACTGACGGGTACAGATCTGGAAGACGAAGATATGCCTCTTTCACCAAAGAATAAAGGTGAGGAGGAAGAAGATGGAGAAGACGAAGAAAGTGCTGATAACAATAGTGATGATGACGATAGTGACGACGATGTCGGTATCGATCCTGAGCTAGCACGAGAGAAGTTCAATAACCTTCGTAACAAATATCGTGATTACCAGTTAGCCCTGAATGAATTCGGTGAATCTAACGAACAAACGTCACAAGCATCGGAACTTGTTCTGGATGCCTTCCGTGATTTTCGTTTGACCCCAAAACAGTTTGATAATCTGGTTGAAACACTTCGTGGTTCGATGGATCGGGTCAAAACGCAAGAACGTTTAATCATGAAGCATGTTGTTGAACATGCCAAAATGCCGAAAAAAGCATTTATCAGTGCATTTACCGGTAATGAATCTAACGAAAATTGGTTGGATACGCTTTTAGCATCTGACAAACCTTATGTTGACAAAATTCGTAAGAGCGAAGAAGACATCCGCCGTTCGATCCAGAAACTCAAAGCCATTGAAGAAGAAACATCTTTAAGGGTTTTGCGTATCAAAGATATCAGCCGTCGTATGTCTATCGGTGAAGCGAAAGCGCGTCGAGCCAAGAAAGAGATGGTTGAAGCGAACTTACGTCTGGTGATTTCAATTGCGAAAAAATACACCAACCGAGGCCTACAATTCCTTGATTTGATTCAGGAAGGGAATATCGGTCTGATGAAAGCTGTCGATAAGTTTGAATACCGTCGTGGCTACAAGTTCTCAACTTACGCAACATGGTGGATTCGTCAGGCAATCACTCGCTCGATTGCGGATCAGGCTCGGACGATTCGTATTCCGGTCCATATGATCGAAACGATCAACAAGCTGAATCGGATTTCTCGTCAAATGCTTCAGGAAATGGGACGAGAGCCACTGCCCGAAGAGCTGGCAGAACGGATGCAAATGCCGGAAGACAAAATCCGTAAAGTGCTGAAAATTGCCAAAGAGCCAATCTCAATGGAGACACCAATCGGTGACGACGAAGATTCGCATCTGGGTGATTTCATTGAAGATACGACACTGGATCTGCCAATTGACTCAGCAACCGCAACCAGCTTAAGGGCTGCGACACGTGATGTTCTGGCAGGCCTGACACCTCGTGAAGCAAAAGTTCTTCGGATGCGTTTTGGTATCGACATGAACACAGACCACACCCTTGAAGAAGTGGGCAAACAGTTTGATGTAACCCGTGAACGGATTCGTCAAATCGAAGCCAAAGCACTACGTAAATTACGACACCCAAGTCGTTCAGAAACACTGCGTAGCTTCTTGGATGAGTAG
- a CDS encoding ROK family protein: MLIGFDIGGTKIEVCVLDECGNTCFKTRTTTPKKYPLFLETISALVVEAETAVNHDFTHVGIGLPGTISPATGLMKNSNCTFINGHDLLSDLSNQLNKPVYIANDANCLALSEAIDGAGEKGRLVFGAILGTGCGGGIVFNKILWEGANALGGEWGHNPLPNFSPLKDGEPRSCYCGKENCIEQFISGTGLEITYNALAQSSLNASDIIAAKRNGDATALSAYHLLIDQMARSFAALINMMDPDIIVIGGGLSNVEEIYEDIPIQIRHYIFGNELKTEFKKAEYGDSSGIRGAARLAKATN, from the coding sequence ATGCTAATTGGTTTTGACATAGGTGGAACAAAAATTGAAGTTTGCGTCCTTGATGAGTGCGGAAATACATGTTTTAAAACAAGGACAACCACGCCTAAAAAATATCCACTGTTTCTAGAAACAATCAGCGCCCTCGTTGTAGAAGCAGAGACTGCGGTTAATCATGATTTTACGCATGTGGGGATTGGACTACCCGGAACAATTAGCCCAGCCACAGGGTTGATGAAAAACTCTAACTGTACGTTTATTAACGGCCACGATTTATTATCTGATCTCTCAAATCAGTTAAATAAACCAGTTTATATCGCGAATGATGCAAACTGTTTGGCTTTGTCAGAAGCGATAGATGGTGCTGGGGAGAAGGGTAGATTAGTCTTTGGCGCGATACTTGGCACTGGTTGTGGTGGGGGAATTGTTTTTAACAAAATCCTTTGGGAAGGAGCGAATGCACTCGGTGGTGAGTGGGGACACAACCCTCTCCCGAACTTTTCGCCACTTAAAGATGGAGAGCCGCGCAGTTGCTACTGTGGGAAAGAAAACTGTATTGAGCAATTTATATCGGGGACGGGGCTGGAAATCACCTACAACGCCTTAGCTCAGTCTTCATTGAATGCGTCAGACATCATAGCAGCAAAGCGTAATGGCGATGCTACTGCATTATCTGCTTACCATTTGTTGATCGATCAAATGGCAAGAAGTTTTGCCGCTCTTATCAATATGATGGATCCTGATATTATTGTGATTGGTGGCGGCCTGTCTAATGTTGAAGAAATTTATGAAGATATTCCAATCCAGATCCGGCATTACATCTTTGGTAATGAGTTGAAAACTGAGTTTAAAAAAGCTGAATATGGCGATAGTAGCGGGATACGAGGTGCCGCTCGACTGGCTAAAGCAACAAATTGA
- a CDS encoding MurR/RpiR family transcriptional regulator — protein sequence MNNDLDMVISYSRVKFTRKENQIADYLLANPVPDKIETLAKAIDVSASSLTRFTKKIGCQSFKEFYYRYQRRVEETTPDIEEDQQGALHHEYVNLLQNRYDVFDDKVTQSLAKEIHTRPGIHVYGEGFSTLVAQDLKLRFRRLGKFVDIIPDTDSMDMYGPPMQSNDLLLIISLNGRNERLIKYLNHLKERGVTIACMTANKKSKMVSLSQYVLFTPSLNGEESTGLISPQFPLLMAVDSLYGHYVNTYRSSIDTWMATEKHYLLSK from the coding sequence ATGAATAATGATCTGGATATGGTGATTTCCTATTCTCGAGTCAAATTTACTCGAAAGGAAAATCAAATTGCAGACTATTTACTGGCAAACCCAGTGCCTGACAAGATAGAAACGCTTGCAAAAGCGATTGATGTGTCGGCTTCATCGCTTACTCGTTTTACTAAAAAAATTGGCTGTCAATCTTTTAAAGAATTTTACTATCGTTATCAAAGACGTGTAGAGGAAACGACTCCGGATATCGAAGAAGATCAACAAGGTGCGTTACATCACGAATATGTGAATCTATTACAAAATCGATATGACGTATTCGATGATAAAGTGACTCAATCCTTAGCTAAAGAAATTCACACCCGTCCTGGTATTCATGTTTATGGTGAAGGATTTAGCACTCTTGTTGCTCAGGATTTAAAGCTAAGGTTTAGACGGTTGGGGAAATTCGTCGATATTATCCCAGACACAGATTCAATGGATATGTACGGGCCGCCGATGCAATCTAATGATTTGTTGCTCATCATTTCGCTAAATGGGCGTAATGAAAGGTTAATTAAATACTTAAATCATTTAAAAGAGCGAGGCGTGACGATTGCGTGTATGACTGCCAATAAAAAATCCAAAATGGTCAGCCTTTCTCAATACGTATTATTTACGCCGTCGTTAAATGGTGAAGAGTCAACCGGTCTGATATCACCTCAATTTCCATTGTTAATGGCTGTAGATTCTCTTTATGGGCATTACGTGAATACATATAGGTCATCAATCGATACTTGGATGGCAACAGAGAAACACTATTTATTATCCAAATAA
- a CDS encoding glycoside hydrolase family 38 N-terminal domain-containing protein, whose protein sequence is MKARVVHLIPHTHWDYEWYFTHPESSVQLTYHMDDVFQALEQEQIQQYLLDGQTSIVEDYLELAPEKASKLRELVTHGQMKIGPWYTQTDQLIISGESIVRNLLIGSRIAESLGGSWDIGYVPDAFGQSIDMPKIYNGFGITHSVFWRGLSRDTCEAREFVWTSEDGSKVNCYQIRNGYYLAEPQIAGMDPDELVAQIAEDTSANAIPYPYGADQIKVDFDVKSKIHRFNAGSQTGHQFIESNYNALFESLTNTYDDAFVYQGEMIEAQYSKIHRSIYSTRYDHKQLNDRVETRLSYILEPLMALADYRNIPYKTALVNHIWKMLLRCHAHDSAGGCNSDRTNRHIKQRLITADEMSAANSDYLVRKLSESVLTDSDNNLLLINTLPYVRDERVVLEVDTLTPEFSLFDDTGTPVAFNVLSSEKTYHGSIRRTVAEQLAELYHYHHQVELKTSLPALGYRCFNIQAHSQPIGEKGSSFKSEDNFIHNQHYVLTLANGELVLTDTASQKPLKQSIFIRDVGDDGDNYDYSPPLNDWELRFNFLNSVVTTTKTSFSQSMIIQGTWLLPKDLEEREKRQTSALIDFTLELTLSDGNRPLEMSLSINNIAKDHRMQVVVDSDIHSTESIANTPFGVVRRPNRHPKWQTWRAEQWKEEPSSIYPMIHSASICDEHHSLTFFSNGIKEYEVINDDNSPTTGKIALTLFRSVGWLGKPDLVRRPGIASGQQFKYIPTPDSQLLEPLTFDIAISLDDQYSAARNMRNWQQLAVPVQSYQQQEVNRFTNTMKYFGINSVACERESMTSLLTINAPDLVYSALKQAQGSEDLILRLYNPSEEAIETAGYIEFSMSVEQIYLVELSEKISEALTIESGRLELENFKPKQIKTFLVCVGHS, encoded by the coding sequence ATGAAAGCCAGGGTTGTTCATCTGATTCCCCACACTCATTGGGATTATGAATGGTATTTCACGCACCCTGAATCTTCGGTTCAGCTGACCTATCATATGGACGATGTTTTCCAGGCTCTCGAACAAGAACAAATACAGCAATACTTATTAGATGGGCAAACCAGCATTGTAGAAGATTACCTTGAACTGGCACCAGAAAAGGCAAGTAAGCTGAGAGAGCTTGTGACTCACGGCCAAATGAAGATCGGCCCTTGGTATACTCAAACCGATCAGCTTATTATCAGCGGTGAATCTATCGTCCGGAATTTGCTGATTGGTTCTCGTATTGCTGAGTCATTAGGCGGTAGCTGGGACATCGGTTATGTGCCGGATGCTTTTGGTCAAAGTATCGATATGCCTAAAATATATAACGGGTTTGGTATCACTCATTCCGTCTTCTGGCGAGGCTTGTCTCGTGATACTTGTGAAGCGAGAGAGTTTGTCTGGACGAGTGAAGATGGCAGCAAAGTGAATTGCTACCAAATCCGTAATGGATATTATCTCGCTGAACCGCAGATAGCAGGGATGGATCCCGATGAACTGGTTGCCCAAATAGCGGAAGATACCTCAGCAAATGCGATACCATATCCTTATGGTGCCGACCAGATCAAAGTCGATTTCGATGTCAAAAGCAAGATTCACCGTTTCAACGCCGGTTCGCAAACGGGGCACCAATTTATCGAAAGTAATTACAATGCGTTGTTTGAAAGTTTAACGAACACGTATGATGATGCTTTTGTCTATCAAGGAGAAATGATCGAAGCACAGTATTCAAAAATACATCGCTCAATCTACTCAACTCGGTATGACCACAAGCAACTGAATGACCGAGTCGAAACCCGTTTAAGCTACATTCTTGAACCGCTTATGGCTTTGGCTGATTATCGAAACATTCCGTATAAGACTGCGCTCGTGAATCATATATGGAAGATGTTATTGCGTTGTCATGCACATGATAGTGCCGGTGGCTGTAATAGTGATCGAACTAACCGTCATATTAAGCAGCGTTTGATTACTGCGGATGAAATGTCCGCTGCCAACAGTGATTATTTAGTTCGAAAACTTTCTGAGTCTGTGTTGACTGACAGTGATAACAATCTGTTGCTTATCAATACATTGCCTTATGTCAGGGACGAGCGCGTCGTTCTTGAAGTGGATACGTTAACGCCTGAGTTTTCGCTTTTTGATGATACCGGGACGCCTGTAGCATTCAATGTACTGAGTTCAGAAAAAACTTACCATGGCTCGATCCGCAGAACAGTAGCGGAACAGCTTGCAGAGTTATATCACTATCACCATCAAGTTGAATTAAAGACATCGCTACCAGCATTGGGCTATCGTTGTTTCAATATTCAGGCGCATAGCCAACCCATCGGTGAAAAAGGTAGCAGCTTTAAGTCTGAAGATAATTTCATTCACAACCAACACTATGTGCTGACACTGGCAAATGGCGAATTAGTGCTCACAGATACAGCGAGTCAAAAGCCATTAAAACAATCGATCTTTATTCGTGACGTCGGTGATGATGGTGACAATTACGATTACTCTCCACCGCTAAATGACTGGGAATTGCGTTTTAATTTCTTAAACAGCGTTGTTACAACAACCAAAACATCGTTCAGTCAGTCAATGATTATTCAGGGAACATGGCTATTGCCTAAAGACCTTGAAGAGCGAGAAAAACGTCAAACATCAGCACTCATAGATTTTACACTCGAGCTTACTCTCTCTGATGGAAATCGTCCGCTAGAGATGAGTTTATCGATCAATAATATCGCGAAAGACCACAGAATGCAGGTCGTTGTTGATAGTGATATACACTCAACCGAGTCGATCGCAAATACACCATTTGGCGTTGTTCGCCGTCCTAATCGTCATCCCAAGTGGCAGACGTGGCGGGCAGAGCAGTGGAAAGAAGAGCCGTCAAGCATATATCCAATGATCCACTCGGCTTCAATTTGTGATGAGCACCATTCCCTCACTTTCTTTAGCAATGGCATTAAGGAATATGAAGTCATTAACGACGATAACAGCCCCACCACCGGAAAAATTGCATTAACGTTATTCCGTTCTGTTGGCTGGTTAGGAAAACCCGATCTGGTCAGACGGCCCGGAATCGCATCAGGGCAGCAGTTTAAATATATACCGACGCCGGATAGTCAGCTTCTCGAGCCGCTTACTTTCGATATTGCCATCTCGCTTGATGATCAGTACAGCGCTGCCAGAAACATGAGAAACTGGCAACAGTTGGCGGTGCCTGTGCAAAGTTATCAGCAACAAGAAGTCAATCGGTTTACGAACACGATGAAGTATTTTGGTATTAACTCAGTCGCTTGTGAGCGTGAGTCAATGACCAGTTTATTGACGATTAATGCACCAGACTTGGTTTATAGCGCATTAAAACAAGCTCAAGGCAGTGAAGACCTGATTCTTCGGCTCTACAATCCCTCAGAAGAGGCCATAGAAACGGCTGGTTATATCGAATTTTCGATGTCAGTAGAGCAAATATACTTGGTTGAACTCTCAGAAAAAATCAGTGAAGCGCTAACCATAGAAAGTGGCAGGTTAGAATTAGAAAACTTTAAACCAAAGCAAATCAAAACTTTCTTGGTGTGTGTGGGGCATTCGTAA
- a CDS encoding PTS sugar transporter subunit IIA, whose amino-acid sequence MLSKLFKGLKGGESRPIFDATHVLIDESSKTRDEALQFIARELFNRNYITHQDKFLVDLIAREDTDSTGFKDGIATPHAKSKQVKSAGIWVVRFSNPIQWETMDNSDVQTVIALSIPNKGSEDVMKSLIAISKANMKAEFRDIVKNGENNTVVSEIENVLKEGI is encoded by the coding sequence ATGCTCAGCAAACTGTTTAAAGGGTTAAAAGGTGGCGAGTCACGGCCTATTTTTGATGCAACTCATGTACTGATTGATGAATCTTCTAAGACTCGTGATGAAGCTTTGCAATTTATTGCCAGAGAATTGTTCAACCGCAATTACATCACTCATCAGGATAAGTTTCTTGTCGATTTAATCGCTCGTGAGGACACCGATTCGACAGGATTTAAAGATGGAATTGCCACACCCCATGCAAAAAGTAAGCAAGTAAAAAGCGCTGGTATTTGGGTTGTTCGTTTTTCAAATCCGATTCAGTGGGAAACAATGGATAACTCTGATGTACAAACCGTGATCGCTCTTTCTATTCCAAATAAAGGAAGCGAAGATGTCATGAAATCGCTTATTGCGATTTCTAAAGCAAATATGAAAGCTGAATTTAGAGATATTGTTAAAAATGGTGAAAACAATACCGTTGTCAGTGAAATTGAAAATGTACTTAAGGAGGGGATATGA